One Aquarana catesbeiana isolate 2022-GZ linkage group LG06, ASM4218655v1, whole genome shotgun sequence genomic region harbors:
- the LOC141147870 gene encoding olfactory receptor 2G3-like, translating to MFTQRQNLDNGTTFSLQGFLDLSKSIQIILCIFFLVAYILSLMGNGLIILAYTLDSHLHTPMYFFLRGLSMLEVCSINVTVPKALGIFLSMDRSITFFGCATQMYIFSAVSVSECLLLAVMAFDRFMAICHPLRYTSVMTSKMCYQLATGPWIVGFLMSLIHTSSIFRLSFCGSHHIAHFFCDIPPLLHLACVDTFKIELYVFIVCVCGATIPFFLILCSYIKILYSVFLLSSKEARQKAMSTCSAHLVSVIIFYGTAMYVHLRLGTPFSSYQDRMTALFYCIIIPTINPLIYSLKNKDMKAALVKINSIIHYPLYIVYPETKLY from the coding sequence ATGTTTACACAAAGACAGAATCTTGACAATGGGACAACGTTTTCTCTCCAAGGCTTCTTAGATCTGTCTAAATCAATTCAGATAATCTTATGTATTTTCTTCCTGGTTGCTTATATCCTATCCTTAATGGGGAATGGTCTCATCATCTTGGCCTATACACTTGACTCTCATCTCCACACCCCAATGTATTTCTTCTTGAGGGGCTTGTCCATGCTAGAAGTCTGTTCCATTAATGTTACTGTTCCTAAAGCTTTGGGAATTTTCCTGTCCATGGATAGATCCATCACCTTTTTTGGCTGTGCCACTCAGATGTACATCTTTTCTGCAGTTTCTGTGTCAGAATGTCTCTTGCTTGCGGTAATGGCCTTTGATCGGTTCATGGCTATCTGCCACCCTCTACGATATACTTCTGTGATGACCTCTAAAATGTGCTATCAGTTGGCCACTGGACCATGGATTGTAGGGTTCCTGATGTCTTTAATTCACACCAGTTCAATTTTCCGGCTCTCATTCTGTGGCTCTCATCACATAGCCCACTTTTTCTGTGACATCCCACCTCTTCTTCACTTGGCATGTGTCGACACCTTTAAAATAGAGCTGTATGTCTTCATTGTTTGTGTATGTGGAGCAACAATCCCATTCTTTCTAATACTCTGCTCTTACATCAAGATACTGTACTCTGTGTTTCTTCTAAGCTCTAAGGAGGCCCGTCAAAAGGCCATGTCTACATGTTCTGCCCACCTGGTCTCTGTCATCATATTCTATGGCACGGCCATGTATGTCCACCTTCGTCTTGGGACACCTTTCTCTTCATACCAGGACAGAATGACGGCCCTTTTCTATTGTATCATAATCCCAACAATCAACCCTCTGATCTACAGCCTAAAGAACAAGGATATGAAAGCTGCACTTGTAAAAATAAATAGCATAATTCACTACCCCCTCTACATAGTATatccagaaacaaaattgtattaG